In Paenibacillus sonchi, a single genomic region encodes these proteins:
- a CDS encoding DUF188 domain-containing protein has protein sequence MVDGDACPVKAEIIAVARSFGIPVIMVSSYDHVLRGEEGVSIVQVDRGTDSADLYIANHINAGDIVVTQDYGLAALALGNRCRVLSNRGQEYDDLGMDFMLESRHARAVERRRGHYSKGPKAITAEEKIYFQHKLTKLLMILQENVQL, from the coding sequence ATGGTCGACGGGGATGCCTGCCCGGTGAAGGCAGAAATTATTGCCGTGGCCCGGAGCTTCGGCATCCCGGTAATCATGGTCTCTTCATACGATCATGTGCTGAGGGGTGAGGAAGGCGTCTCAATCGTTCAAGTGGATCGTGGGACTGACAGTGCCGATCTGTACATTGCCAATCACATTAATGCAGGTGATATTGTCGTCACGCAGGATTACGGCCTGGCCGCGCTGGCGCTGGGCAACCGCTGTAGGGTTTTGTCTAACCGCGGACAGGAATATGATGATCTGGGCATGGATTTTATGCTGGAAAGCAGGCATGCCAGAGCCGTGGAGCGCAGGCGCGGCCATTATTCCAAGGGGCCGAAAGCAATCACCGCGGAAGAGAAAATTTATTTTCAACATAAACTGACAAAACTTTTAATGATTTTGCAGGAGAATGTCCAGCTATAG
- the glyS gene encoding glycine--tRNA ligase subunit beta yields MSKDILFEIGLEEVPARFIRAAMEQLKDRTVKWLEASRISHSGVSACATPRRLAVLVKDAAEKQEDISEEVKGPSRKIALDASGEWSKAALGFARSQGVSPEQFTFKELAGVEYIYATKNSEGVNTSSLLSEGLSGIVSAMTFPKNMRWGAYDFKFVRPIRWLVALFGQEVIDLEITGVKAGNVSRGHRFLGTEAVIAEPAQYMETMRSQHVLVDVKEREELILSQINKLAEEKGWTIAIKDDLLEEVLFLVETPTVLFGTFDASFLNIPQDVLITSMREHQRYFPVFDAAGALLPFFVTVRNGNAESLDVIAKGNEKVLRARLSDAKFFYEEDQKLQISDALAKLENIVYHEELGSVGDKVRRIRAVADRLTVKLGLSAKTAAEVSRTADICKFDLVTQMVNEFSELQGTMGEDYARKAGEPEAVAKGIFEHYQPRFAGDAVPASEVGLVVSLADKIDTIVGCFSIGIIPTGSQDPYALRRQAAGIVQMILEHKLTVSLQEIFDAALEVHENLRTEKPFAPDLRINLYEFFGLRVKRLLSDNVRYDVVDAVIAAGFDDIVAVVGRSRALMDTVNSQADFKITVDSLTRVSNLAAKAAEGTAVVPSLLKEEAERKLYETWQAIHTPYQEALRARDAEEALRILSGLKDAVTGFFDSVMVMAEDEQIRANRLALLAGIDADSKAFADFGKLVW; encoded by the coding sequence TTGTCTAAAGATATATTGTTTGAGATCGGACTCGAAGAGGTTCCGGCCCGCTTCATCCGGGCTGCGATGGAGCAGCTTAAGGACAGAACCGTCAAATGGCTGGAAGCATCCCGCATTTCCCATAGCGGAGTCAGCGCCTGTGCCACACCGCGCCGTCTTGCCGTTCTGGTAAAGGATGCCGCCGAAAAACAAGAGGATATCAGTGAAGAAGTGAAGGGCCCTTCACGCAAAATCGCACTGGACGCCAGCGGCGAATGGAGCAAGGCTGCACTCGGTTTTGCCCGCAGCCAGGGGGTATCGCCGGAGCAGTTCACCTTTAAAGAGCTGGCAGGAGTCGAATATATTTATGCCACCAAAAACAGCGAGGGTGTAAACACCTCTTCACTGTTGTCTGAAGGGCTTAGCGGCATTGTCAGCGCAATGACCTTCCCCAAGAACATGCGCTGGGGAGCCTATGACTTCAAATTCGTCCGCCCGATCCGCTGGCTGGTGGCCCTGTTCGGCCAAGAGGTGATTGATCTGGAAATCACCGGCGTCAAAGCCGGAAATGTAAGCCGGGGTCATCGTTTCCTGGGAACGGAAGCGGTTATTGCCGAGCCTGCACAATACATGGAAACGATGCGCAGCCAGCATGTGCTGGTCGATGTGAAGGAACGCGAAGAGCTGATTCTGAGCCAGATCAACAAGCTGGCAGAAGAGAAGGGCTGGACGATCGCCATCAAAGACGACTTGCTGGAGGAAGTTTTGTTCCTCGTAGAAACGCCGACGGTGCTGTTCGGTACATTTGATGCATCGTTCCTTAACATCCCGCAGGATGTGCTGATTACCTCGATGCGCGAGCATCAGCGCTACTTCCCGGTTTTTGACGCAGCGGGTGCGCTGCTGCCTTTCTTCGTCACAGTCCGCAACGGTAATGCGGAGTCGCTGGATGTCATCGCCAAGGGGAATGAGAAGGTGCTGCGTGCCCGTCTGTCGGACGCGAAGTTCTTTTATGAAGAGGATCAGAAGCTGCAAATCAGCGATGCGCTGGCCAAGCTTGAGAACATTGTGTATCACGAGGAACTGGGCAGCGTCGGGGACAAGGTCCGCCGGATTCGCGCGGTAGCTGACCGGTTAACGGTGAAGCTGGGACTATCCGCAAAGACAGCTGCTGAAGTCAGCCGGACGGCTGATATCTGCAAATTTGATCTGGTTACGCAAATGGTAAATGAGTTTTCCGAACTCCAGGGTACCATGGGCGAGGATTACGCCCGCAAAGCCGGTGAACCCGAAGCGGTTGCAAAGGGAATCTTCGAGCACTATCAGCCACGCTTTGCCGGAGACGCTGTTCCTGCTTCGGAAGTCGGCCTTGTGGTCAGCCTTGCGGATAAAATCGACACGATTGTCGGATGCTTTTCCATCGGCATTATCCCGACCGGTTCGCAGGACCCCTACGCCCTCCGCCGGCAGGCGGCAGGCATTGTGCAAATGATCCTTGAGCATAAGCTGACGGTCTCTTTACAGGAAATTTTTGATGCTGCCTTGGAGGTGCATGAAAATTTACGCACAGAGAAACCTTTTGCTCCTGATCTGCGTATAAACCTGTACGAGTTCTTCGGTCTGCGTGTAAAACGGCTGTTATCCGACAATGTCCGTTATGATGTTGTGGATGCGGTAATTGCTGCAGGCTTCGATGATATCGTGGCAGTAGTGGGCAGAAGCCGTGCGCTTATGGACACTGTAAACAGTCAGGCTGATTTCAAAATCACCGTGGATTCACTGACACGGGTCAGCAATCTGGCGGCCAAAGCCGCAGAAGGAACGGCTGTAGTGCCTTCTTTGCTGAAGGAAGAAGCGGAGCGCAAGCTATATGAGACTTGGCAGGCTATACACACACCGTATCAGGAAGCGCTCCGTGCCAGAGATGCGGAGGAAGCTTTACGGATTCTGTCCGGCCTGAAGGATGCGGTTACCGGATTTTTCGATTCCGTAATGGTTATGGCCGAAGATGAGCAGATCCGTGCGAACCGCCTGGCGCTGCTCGCCGGCATCGATGCCGATTCCAAGGCGTTTGCCGATTTTGGCAAGCTGGTGTGGTAG
- a CDS encoding Nif3-like dinuclear metal center hexameric protein produces the protein MFAKGQTVIGYMEQLAPKHLAEEWDNVGLQLGSLQKEITGVLVALDVNDAVVDEAIAQGCNLIIAHHAIIFRPIKGIQTDTPMGQLYEKLIKHDIAVYISHTNLDVAEGGMNDWMAEALGILEGAPIKDIHTEQLSKLVVFVPKDHHQKVLDAILNAGAGWIGNYSHCSFNIEGYGTFIPREGSDPYLGEKGKLERAEEIRIETIVPQPIRNKVVQAMLKAHPYEEVAYDLYSMDLKGRSFGLGRVGKLKEPTTLGQFVEKVKSGLQVDHVRVVGDLNRPIRKAAVMGGSGAKYYSSAIFKGADVLVTGDIDYHTAQDAFLAGITLIDPGHNAEKIMKVKVAEWISAKLNEHKYQTAVHASKVNTEPFAFL, from the coding sequence ATGTTTGCCAAAGGACAAACTGTAATCGGATATATGGAGCAGCTTGCCCCCAAACATTTAGCGGAGGAATGGGACAACGTCGGGCTGCAGCTTGGGTCTCTGCAGAAGGAGATTACCGGTGTTCTTGTGGCGCTTGATGTCAATGACGCGGTAGTGGATGAAGCCATAGCGCAGGGCTGCAATCTGATCATCGCCCACCATGCGATTATTTTCCGCCCGATTAAGGGAATCCAGACCGATACCCCCATGGGCCAGCTCTATGAGAAGCTGATCAAACATGATATTGCCGTCTATATCAGCCATACGAATCTGGACGTGGCCGAAGGCGGCATGAATGATTGGATGGCGGAAGCGCTGGGCATCCTGGAAGGGGCGCCGATTAAGGATATCCATACTGAGCAGCTGTCCAAGCTGGTGGTATTTGTGCCGAAGGACCACCACCAGAAGGTGCTGGATGCCATCCTGAACGCCGGCGCGGGCTGGATCGGCAATTACAGCCACTGCAGCTTCAATATTGAGGGCTATGGAACCTTCATCCCGAGAGAGGGATCGGACCCCTACCTGGGTGAGAAAGGCAAGCTGGAGCGTGCTGAGGAAATCCGGATTGAAACGATTGTACCTCAGCCGATCCGGAATAAAGTTGTGCAGGCGATGCTGAAGGCCCACCCTTACGAGGAGGTGGCGTATGATCTCTATTCCATGGACCTGAAGGGCCGCAGTTTCGGGCTGGGCCGCGTAGGGAAGCTTAAGGAGCCAACTACGCTGGGGCAGTTCGTTGAGAAGGTGAAAAGCGGGCTTCAGGTGGACCATGTACGTGTCGTTGGGGATTTGAACCGTCCTATCCGCAAAGCAGCGGTAATGGGAGGCTCCGGGGCTAAGTATTACAGCAGCGCCATCTTCAAAGGAGCCGATGTGCTTGTGACCGGAGACATTGACTACCATACGGCACAGGATGCTTTTTTGGCCGGCATTACGCTGATTGATCCCGGACACAATGCGGAAAAGATTATGAAAGTGAAAGTAGCTGAGTGGATCAGTGCTAAGCTGAACGAGCATAAATACCAAACCGCTGTACATGCCTCTAAGGTGAACACGGAGCCGTTTGCTTTTCTATAA
- the rpoD gene encoding RNA polymerase sigma factor RpoD: MANDQHTELEAEFTLDQVKDQLIEQGKKRSSLNYKDIMEKLSPFDQDPEQMEEFYEQLSDLGIEVVNENDEEVNTLRPSEDNEGSDNDDFSFDDDLSLPPGIKINDPVRMYLKEIGRVPLLSADDEVELAMRIKNGDEEAKRRLAEANLRLVVSIAKRYVGRGMLFLDLIQEGNMGLIKAVEKFDHNKGFKFSTYATWWIRQAITRAIADQARTIRIPVHMVETINKLIRVSRQLLQELGREPSPEEIAAEMELTVEKVREIMKIAQEPVSLETPIGEEDDSHLGDFIEDQEALAPADAAAYELLKEQLEDVLDTLTEREENVLRLRFGLDDGRTRTLEEVGKVFGVTRERIRQIEAKALRKLRHPSRSKRLKDFLE; the protein is encoded by the coding sequence ATGGCGAACGATCAGCACACTGAACTGGAAGCGGAATTTACTCTGGATCAGGTTAAGGATCAGCTTATTGAGCAAGGCAAGAAAAGATCATCATTGAACTACAAAGATATTATGGAGAAATTGTCGCCGTTTGATCAGGACCCCGAGCAAATGGAGGAATTCTACGAGCAGCTGAGCGATTTGGGTATCGAGGTTGTGAATGAGAATGACGAAGAGGTCAATACCCTTCGGCCAAGCGAGGACAATGAAGGCAGCGACAATGATGACTTCAGCTTCGACGACGATTTGTCACTCCCGCCTGGAATCAAGATCAATGATCCTGTCCGGATGTATCTGAAAGAGATCGGGCGCGTGCCGCTGCTGTCGGCTGATGACGAGGTAGAGCTGGCGATGAGAATCAAGAACGGCGATGAAGAAGCAAAACGCCGGCTTGCTGAAGCCAACCTGCGGCTCGTAGTCAGTATCGCCAAACGTTATGTTGGGCGCGGCATGCTGTTCCTCGACCTGATTCAGGAAGGCAACATGGGTCTGATCAAAGCCGTTGAGAAATTTGACCACAACAAAGGCTTCAAATTCAGTACGTATGCGACTTGGTGGATTCGCCAAGCCATCACACGGGCGATTGCGGACCAGGCCCGGACGATCCGGATTCCGGTACACATGGTGGAAACTATCAACAAGCTGATCCGGGTATCCCGCCAGCTGCTGCAGGAGCTTGGACGTGAGCCGTCGCCGGAGGAAATTGCCGCCGAGATGGAGCTGACGGTTGAGAAGGTCAGAGAAATCATGAAGATTGCCCAGGAGCCGGTATCGCTGGAAACCCCGATCGGTGAAGAAGATGATTCGCATTTGGGTGATTTCATTGAGGATCAGGAGGCGCTTGCGCCTGCAGACGCAGCTGCTTATGAGCTGCTGAAGGAACAGCTGGAGGATGTGCTGGACACGCTCACAGAGCGTGAGGAGAATGTGCTTCGCCTGCGCTTCGGTCTGGATGACGGACGGACGAGAACGCTGGAGGAAGTCGGCAAAGTGTTCGGTGTTACCCGTGAGCGGATCCGCCAGATTGAAGCCAAGGCGTTGCGCAAGCTCCGGCATCCAAGCCGCAGCAAACGTCTTAAGGATTTCCTCGAATAG
- a CDS encoding tRNA (adenine(22)-N(1))-methyltransferase encodes MDNVGDLMNNNKLSNRLQLVLEQIPQGSIVADIGSDHALLPVAAVASGRAPSAVAGEVNPGPFEAARRGVAEAGLGKVIAVRRGDGLEVLEPGEADCITIAGMGGALIASILDRGLSLGKLEGVKTLALQPNVGEDILRRWLLNHGWVLTAEHILEEDGKIYEILKAVREQAAEGITNEQLYRDLQLAGGMVCDHELLLEMGPWLLQAPNAAFFAKWQGEIAKLQGILTSLSRSDQAPAEERRHQISAQINRIVEVLACLPKDKL; translated from the coding sequence ATGGATAACGTGGGTGACCTCATGAATAACAATAAATTGTCAAACCGGCTTCAGCTTGTGCTGGAGCAGATTCCGCAGGGCAGCATTGTCGCTGATATCGGCTCTGACCATGCCCTGCTGCCAGTGGCGGCTGTAGCGAGCGGGCGCGCACCTTCTGCCGTTGCCGGAGAAGTGAACCCGGGACCGTTCGAAGCTGCCCGCAGAGGGGTAGCAGAGGCTGGACTGGGGAAGGTGATTGCCGTCCGCCGCGGAGACGGTCTTGAAGTACTGGAGCCTGGAGAAGCCGATTGCATTACCATCGCCGGGATGGGCGGCGCGCTGATCGCCTCAATTCTGGACCGGGGCTTAAGCCTCGGCAAGCTTGAAGGCGTGAAGACACTGGCACTTCAGCCGAATGTAGGTGAGGATATTTTGCGCCGCTGGCTGTTGAACCATGGCTGGGTACTTACTGCCGAGCATATTCTGGAGGAAGACGGCAAAATTTATGAAATTTTGAAGGCCGTCAGGGAACAGGCTGCTGAGGGGATCACGAATGAACAGTTGTACCGTGATTTACAGCTGGCCGGAGGAATGGTGTGCGACCATGAGCTGCTGCTGGAGATGGGGCCCTGGCTGCTGCAGGCGCCGAATGCTGCGTTTTTCGCCAAATGGCAGGGAGAGATTGCCAAGCTGCAGGGGATTCTGACTTCGCTGTCCCGCTCCGACCAGGCCCCAGCCGAGGAAAGACGCCATCAGATTTCGGCGCAGATCAACCGAATTGTGGAGGTGCTGGCATGTTTGCCAAAGGACAAACTGTAA